The following coding sequences lie in one Haloarcula marina genomic window:
- a CDS encoding Gfo/Idh/MocA family protein encodes MVVKAGYIGIDHHHRDPYFSVASNIGIDITAVCEPGRVVDLEDITPMQERPDEVTTENQDVSELLKGATVFEDPHTLISDGDVEVVWITYRNDKTPDIVETAVEEGVHVISEKPIGRTASDMEEIARQANETGVTISPTFFYRKNPVSIALRNRIEEGFFGDVWTVEGRFNASQLSQRDTSHYIYDEETSRGGALQWIGPHWLDIIPYILNDPITSVNARMHEAADENADIETGAVLQLETEKGTLATQNTGYYLSDRGKDTHLGIYGTDAQALTPLHHDSLQQEPTVPLRLTAEDPEWSASPKQTIEYEFTYDRFPNWGDFVQDYFESYFDGFRTGDVPATIDDAVQLLRVLDAAYESAETRNWVEV; translated from the coding sequence ATGGTTGTGAAAGCAGGATACATAGGAATAGATCATCATCATCGCGATCCCTATTTCTCCGTGGCTAGCAACATTGGCATCGACATCACTGCGGTGTGTGAACCTGGCCGAGTGGTTGATCTTGAGGACATTACACCTATGCAAGAGAGGCCGGACGAAGTGACAACTGAAAATCAAGATGTCTCGGAACTGCTTAAAGGAGCGACTGTATTTGAGGATCCTCACACATTGATTTCCGACGGCGATGTTGAGGTAGTTTGGATTACTTATCGAAACGATAAGACCCCCGATATCGTCGAGACTGCCGTTGAAGAGGGAGTACATGTAATTAGTGAGAAGCCTATCGGCAGAACTGCTAGTGACATGGAAGAAATAGCGAGGCAAGCCAATGAAACAGGGGTCACAATTTCACCGACGTTCTTTTATCGAAAAAACCCCGTCAGTATCGCGCTCCGTAATCGAATTGAAGAAGGATTCTTTGGCGATGTTTGGACTGTTGAAGGCCGGTTCAATGCAAGTCAGCTCTCACAGCGGGATACGAGTCATTATATCTATGACGAAGAAACGTCCAGAGGTGGTGCCCTGCAGTGGATTGGCCCTCATTGGCTTGATATTATTCCGTATATCTTGAACGACCCGATTACCTCCGTGAACGCTCGTATGCATGAAGCCGCTGATGAAAACGCCGATATCGAGACTGGAGCAGTCCTGCAACTTGAAACCGAGAAAGGAACATTGGCAACACAAAATACCGGATACTACTTGAGTGATCGTGGGAAGGATACCCATCTTGGTATATATGGGACCGATGCGCAGGCTCTCACCCCGCTTCACCATGATAGCCTCCAACAAGAACCAACAGTTCCATTGAGACTGACAGCCGAAGATCCAGAATGGTCTGCGTCCCCCAAGCAAACCATTGAATATGAATTCACATATGATCGGTTTCCAAATTGGGGAGACTTTGTTCAAGACTACTTTGAATCCTACTTTGACGGGTTTAGAACTGGAGACGTGCCCGCTACCATTGACGATGCGGTACAGTTGCTCAGAGTACTTGATGCGGCTTATGAATCAGCAGAAACGAGAAACTGGGTTGAGGTATAA
- a CDS encoding IclR family transcriptional regulator, producing MNTKSNTLQTTERSIEILEYLLESDGSRVSELADAMDIPKSTIHGHLATLEAKEFVIKRGDIYVLGPELLRMGTYVRSQEEGYVLAGHFTDYIHEKLGFRSAFAVEMGGKATYFHTASGDRMGWAHEKLGNRLYLHNTAIGKAILAELPRQQTEQILDKWGLPAETKYTITDRDELFNELEEVRDQGYATNHEENIRDLHALGVAATDRAGKVIGGFSVNGPKRSFTGQDQESEIANQVSEIVNEFELELAMPK from the coding sequence ATGAACACAAAATCAAATACGCTTCAGACAACAGAACGTTCGATAGAGATTCTTGAGTACCTATTGGAGAGCGACGGTTCGAGAGTCAGTGAACTAGCAGATGCAATGGATATTCCGAAGAGTACGATCCACGGCCATCTCGCCACGTTGGAGGCGAAAGAATTTGTTATCAAACGAGGAGATATCTATGTTCTCGGGCCTGAGCTACTTCGTATGGGGACGTACGTACGCTCACAAGAGGAAGGCTACGTACTCGCGGGACACTTTACTGATTATATACATGAAAAGCTTGGCTTTCGGTCTGCATTCGCTGTTGAGATGGGCGGAAAAGCCACGTATTTTCATACTGCTTCAGGAGATCGTATGGGATGGGCCCACGAAAAGTTGGGGAACCGATTGTACCTTCACAATACAGCCATTGGGAAAGCAATCCTCGCCGAACTACCCCGGCAGCAAACGGAGCAGATATTGGATAAGTGGGGTTTGCCAGCGGAAACGAAATATACCATCACGGACCGTGATGAATTGTTCAACGAGCTAGAGGAGGTGCGTGATCAGGGGTATGCTACAAACCACGAAGAAAACATTCGGGACCTACATGCGCTGGGAGTCGCGGCGACAGACCGTGCCGGAAAAGTGATTGGTGGATTCAGCGTTAATGGGCCGAAAAGGTCGTTCACAGGTCAAGATCAAGAAAGCGAAATTGCAAATCAAGTATCCGAAATCGTCAATGAATTCGAGTTGGAGTTGGCGATGCCGAAGTAA
- a CDS encoding DUF362 domain-containing protein — MDQSRDSLAVSETAVMNACGEIELPELGLIEQVWQTDSISSDEIAAEAGQALLSLPLDDVPENGEIALGVGSRGIANIADIVSGVVHQADQRGYHPFVFPAMGSHGGATAEGQREMLNELGITEATIGCEIRSSMDVVEVSRTTDRNVPVVADRNAVNADAIVPINRIKPHTDFDGSVESGLSKMLVIGMGKQRGAKIAHDWAVDWSLRDMIPAITEQLIENLPILGGVAILEDQHDETASIEGITPSNFLERERELLKTSYDIMPKLPFDNIDLLILDYQGKEISGQGMDTNVIGRRPFAIQEPEPVSPDIKRIYTRRLTETTHGNAMGMGSADFIHKDLLNEIEMEPTLINALTASTPRGVRIPPVVQTDRAGLTAALSTIGIVDPESVRVLRATDTMHLSRLYASKALIDESRNREDLKIIKEPKPLSFDSGNFTMPTPYNS; from the coding sequence ATGGACCAATCACGAGATTCATTAGCAGTCTCAGAAACTGCGGTGATGAACGCGTGTGGCGAGATAGAACTCCCTGAGCTAGGACTCATTGAGCAAGTATGGCAAACAGATAGTATAAGCAGTGATGAGATCGCTGCTGAAGCTGGTCAAGCTTTATTGTCGCTTCCCTTGGATGATGTGCCGGAAAACGGCGAAATTGCGCTTGGAGTAGGAAGTCGAGGTATTGCGAATATTGCCGATATCGTCTCTGGGGTTGTTCATCAAGCAGATCAACGTGGATACCACCCATTCGTATTTCCAGCAATGGGGAGCCATGGAGGGGCAACGGCAGAGGGTCAAAGGGAGATGCTAAACGAACTCGGTATTACTGAAGCAACAATCGGATGTGAAATTCGGTCCAGTATGGATGTCGTGGAGGTGAGTCGTACTACTGATCGCAATGTCCCCGTTGTCGCAGATAGGAACGCAGTCAATGCCGATGCGATAGTGCCAATCAATCGAATTAAGCCACATACTGATTTCGATGGGTCTGTAGAAAGCGGGCTCTCAAAAATGCTCGTTATTGGGATGGGAAAACAGCGAGGGGCGAAGATAGCACATGACTGGGCTGTGGATTGGTCACTACGGGATATGATTCCAGCTATAACTGAACAGTTAATTGAGAATCTTCCAATATTAGGAGGCGTCGCAATTTTAGAAGATCAACATGACGAGACTGCGTCTATCGAAGGAATTACCCCTTCAAACTTTCTGGAACGTGAAAGAGAGTTACTGAAAACATCATATGATATCATGCCAAAACTGCCATTTGATAATATAGACCTACTCATTCTCGACTATCAGGGTAAAGAGATCAGTGGGCAAGGCATGGATACAAACGTTATTGGAAGACGCCCATTCGCAATACAAGAGCCAGAACCTGTTTCTCCGGATATAAAACGAATCTACACTCGTAGACTGACCGAAACAACACACGGAAATGCAATGGGGATGGGGTCTGCCGATTTCATCCACAAAGATCTTCTCAATGAAATAGAGATGGAACCGACTCTAATTAACGCCCTCACAGCGAGTACGCCTCGCGGGGTTCGGATACCACCGGTAGTTCAAACTGACAGAGCAGGCCTGACTGCAGCCCTCTCGACCATTGGGATCGTTGATCCAGAGTCCGTTCGAGTCCTTCGTGCAACTGACACGATGCATCTATCCCGATTGTATGCTTCGAAAGCGCTAATTGATGAGTCTAGAAACAGGGAAGATTTGAAGATAATCAAAGAACCAAAGCCACTCTCATTTGATTCAGGGAATTTCACGATGCCAACACCATATAACTCGTAA